The Cetobacterium somerae ATCC BAA-474 genome contains a region encoding:
- a CDS encoding DUF1858 domain-containing protein, which translates to MVTKDMNILEAVQKHPVISMVFKKHGLGCVGCMVAAGETLGEGIAAHGLDADALIEEMNILIKESEAK; encoded by the coding sequence TGGTAACTAAAGATATGAATATTTTAGAAGCAGTTCAAAAGCATCCAGTAATTTCAATGGTATTTAAAAAGCATGGATTAGGGTGTGTAGGATGTATGGTAGCAGCTGGAGAAACTTTAGGAGAAGGAATTGCTGCTCACGGATTAGACGCAGATGCATTAATCGAAGAGATGAACATCTTAATAAAAGAATCAGAAGCTAAGTAA
- the miaB gene encoding tRNA (N6-isopentenyl adenosine(37)-C2)-methylthiotransferase MiaB, whose protein sequence is MKNAVIITYGCQMNVNESAKIKSILQNMGYNVIEDVSEADAVFLNTCTVREGAATQIYGKLGELMAVKEERGTIIGITGCFAQEQGEELAKKFPVIDIVMGNQNIGKIPTAIEKIESGDFKHVIYTGDEDDLPPRLDAEFDSKKTASIPITYGCNNFCTYCIVPYVRGRERSVPMPQILDEVKVFVEKGYREIMLLGQNVNSYGNDLETGENFAVLLEEICKIDGEFLVRFVSPHPKDFGDDVIDVIARNEKVARCLHLPLQSGSSRILKLMNRKYTKEQYIELAEKIKSKIPGVALTADIIVGFPHETEEDFLDTLDVVDKIGFETSFMFMYSPRKGTAAAKMDGQLDQEVKKERLQRLIDLQNRKSKEASDSYKGKVERVLVEGPSRKNEEVLTGRTSTNKVVLFAGDKELEGTFVNVKINECKTWSLYGEIVD, encoded by the coding sequence TTGAAAAATGCAGTAATAATAACATACGGTTGTCAAATGAATGTCAACGAAAGTGCAAAAATAAAGAGTATCTTACAAAATATGGGATATAATGTAATTGAAGATGTATCAGAAGCAGATGCAGTATTTTTAAATACTTGTACAGTAAGAGAGGGAGCAGCTACTCAAATTTATGGAAAACTTGGAGAGTTAATGGCTGTTAAAGAGGAGAGAGGAACAATCATAGGAATAACAGGTTGTTTTGCTCAAGAGCAAGGAGAAGAGTTAGCTAAAAAATTCCCAGTAATAGATATTGTAATGGGAAATCAAAATATTGGAAAAATTCCAACAGCAATTGAGAAAATAGAATCAGGAGATTTTAAACATGTTATTTATACAGGTGATGAAGATGACTTACCACCAAGATTAGATGCAGAGTTTGATTCTAAAAAAACAGCATCAATTCCAATAACATATGGATGTAATAATTTCTGTACTTATTGTATAGTTCCTTACGTAAGAGGAAGAGAAAGATCTGTTCCAATGCCTCAAATTTTAGATGAAGTTAAAGTTTTTGTGGAAAAAGGATATAGAGAAATTATGTTGCTAGGTCAAAATGTAAACTCATATGGAAATGACTTAGAAACTGGAGAGAATTTTGCAGTATTATTAGAGGAAATTTGTAAAATAGATGGAGAATTTTTAGTTAGATTTGTTTCACCACATCCAAAAGATTTTGGAGATGATGTAATTGATGTTATAGCTAGAAACGAGAAAGTTGCAAGATGTTTACATTTACCACTACAGTCAGGGTCATCAAGAATACTTAAGTTAATGAATAGAAAATATACTAAAGAGCAGTATATAGAGTTAGCTGAAAAAATAAAATCAAAAATTCCAGGAGTAGCATTAACAGCGGATATAATAGTAGGATTCCCACATGAAACAGAGGAAGATTTCTTAGATACTTTAGATGTTGTAGATAAAATTGGATTTGAAACTTCATTTATGTTTATGTATTCACCTAGAAAAGGTACAGCTGCAGCAAAAATGGATGGTCAATTAGATCAAGAAGTGAAGAAAGAAAGACTTCAAAGACTAATAGATTTACAAAATAGAAAATCAAAAGAAGCAAGTGATAGCTATAAAGGAAAAGTAGAAAGAGTTTTAGTTGAAGGGCCAAGCAGAAAAAATGAAGAAGTTCTAACAGGAAGAACATCAACTAATAAAGTTGTTTTGTTTGCAGGAGATAAAGAGTTAGAAGGAACATTTGTTAATGTAAAAATAAATGAGTGTAAAACATGGTCGCTATACGGAGAGATAGTAGACTAG
- the rho gene encoding transcription termination factor Rho produces the protein MEKLENFLLKELQEIARQMDIDYSSRTKKAEIVELINEAIDAKEGMHLAWGNLEVMADGYGFLRNTNVEKDVYVSASQIRKFKLRTEDFVLGEVREAVQGENNYGLRKVLLINNGSIQEAESRIPFDELIPAYPTEQLKLETDAKNISGRIIDLIAPIGLGQRGLIVAPPKAGKTVLISNIANSIIENNKDIEVWILLIDERPEEVTDIKETVKGAQVYASTFDDDPRNHIKVTESLLERAKRKIENGENIVILMDSLTRLARAYNIVIPSSGKLISGGIDPTALYYPKKFFGSARNIRNGGSLTILATALIDTGSKMDDVIYEEFKGTGNLDIHLDRNLAELRIYPSIDIQKSGTRKEELLIGKKKLDSIWNIRRYLSSLDKATATKKLIDTISSTESNDKLIEMYEKSFARGK, from the coding sequence ATGGAGAAGTTAGAAAATTTTTTGCTAAAAGAGTTACAAGAGATTGCTAGACAAATGGATATTGATTATTCAAGTAGAACTAAAAAAGCAGAGATTGTAGAATTAATAAATGAGGCAATAGATGCTAAAGAAGGTATGCATTTAGCTTGGGGAAATCTTGAAGTAATGGCTGATGGATATGGTTTTTTGAGAAATACAAATGTTGAAAAAGATGTCTATGTATCAGCTTCACAAATAAGAAAATTTAAATTAAGGACTGAAGATTTTGTATTAGGTGAAGTAAGAGAAGCTGTTCAAGGTGAAAATAACTATGGACTTAGAAAAGTTCTTTTAATAAATAATGGAAGTATTCAAGAGGCTGAGTCAAGAATACCATTTGATGAGTTAATACCTGCTTATCCAACAGAACAGTTAAAATTAGAAACAGATGCAAAAAATATCTCTGGTAGAATAATAGATTTAATTGCACCGATAGGATTAGGACAAAGAGGGTTAATAGTAGCACCACCAAAAGCTGGTAAAACAGTACTGATTAGCAATATCGCAAACTCTATAATAGAGAATAATAAAGACATAGAAGTTTGGATTCTTTTAATAGATGAAAGACCAGAGGAAGTTACAGATATAAAAGAAACTGTAAAAGGGGCACAAGTTTATGCTTCTACTTTTGATGATGATCCAAGAAATCATATAAAAGTTACTGAATCTCTTTTAGAAAGAGCGAAAAGAAAGATTGAAAATGGTGAGAATATAGTTATCTTGATGGATTCCTTAACAAGATTAGCTAGAGCATATAATATAGTAATACCATCAAGTGGAAAATTAATTTCAGGTGGAATTGATCCAACCGCTTTATACTATCCGAAGAAGTTCTTTGGATCAGCAAGAAATATAAGAAATGGTGGAAGTTTAACTATTTTAGCAACAGCTTTAATCGATACTGGAAGTAAAATGGATGATGTTATATACGAGGAGTTTAAAGGAACAGGTAACTTAGATATACATTTAGATAGAAACTTAGCAGAACTTAGAATATACCCATCTATAGATATTCAAAAATCTGGAACTAGAAAAGAGGAGCTTTTAATAGGGAAAAAGAAATTAGATTCTATTTGGAATATAAGAAGATATCTATCATCCTTAGATAAAGCTACTGCAACGAAAAAGTTAATTGATACTATTTCATCAACTGAAAGCAATGATAAACTTATAGAAATGTATGAGAAGTCTTTTGCAAGGGGGAAATAG
- the ispG gene encoding flavodoxin-dependent (E)-4-hydroxy-3-methylbut-2-enyl-diphosphate synthase — MRDSKVVKVGNILIGGGNDIIIQSMTNTPTTDVEKTVNQIKKLQEEGCQLVRVTVNTEEAAKKIKEIKEKIDIPLVADIHFDYRLALLAIENGIDKLRINPGNIGSDEKVEIVVKKAMEKGVPIRIGVNSGSLEKTILEKYGKPTSDAMVESALYHMRLLEKFNFTDIIISLKSSNVKMMVEAYRKLAKLCNYPLHLGVTEAGTAFQGTIKSAIGIGSLLVDGIGDTIRVSLTEDPVEEIKVAKEILKVLGLKEVGVEIVSCPTCGRTEIDLIGLAHQVEKEFEKVDKKIKIAVMGCVVNGPGEAKEADYGVAGGKGVGVLFKKGEIIKKVDEGDILKELKKLIEDDFN; from the coding sequence ATGAGAGATTCTAAAGTTGTAAAAGTTGGAAATATATTGATTGGTGGTGGAAATGATATTATTATTCAATCGATGACAAATACTCCGACAACAGATGTAGAAAAAACAGTTAATCAAATAAAAAAGCTTCAAGAAGAAGGGTGTCAATTAGTCAGAGTTACAGTTAATACAGAAGAAGCTGCGAAAAAAATAAAGGAAATAAAAGAGAAAATAGATATACCATTAGTAGCTGATATACATTTTGATTATAGATTAGCGTTATTAGCTATAGAAAATGGAATTGATAAGTTAAGAATTAATCCAGGGAATATAGGTAGTGATGAAAAGGTTGAAATTGTAGTAAAAAAAGCTATGGAAAAAGGTGTGCCGATTAGAATAGGTGTAAATTCAGGATCATTAGAAAAAACAATATTGGAAAAATATGGAAAACCAACATCAGATGCAATGGTAGAGAGTGCTTTATACCACATGAGACTTTTAGAAAAATTTAATTTTACAGATATAATAATTTCTTTGAAATCGAGTAATGTAAAGATGATGGTTGAAGCCTATAGAAAACTAGCTAAGTTGTGTAATTATCCTTTGCATTTAGGTGTTACAGAAGCAGGCACAGCATTTCAAGGAACTATAAAATCAGCTATTGGAATAGGTTCTTTATTAGTTGATGGAATTGGTGATACAATTAGAGTTTCTTTAACAGAAGACCCTGTAGAAGAGATTAAAGTTGCAAAAGAGATATTAAAGGTTTTAGGGCTAAAAGAGGTTGGTGTAGAGATTGTGTCTTGTCCAACTTGTGGAAGAACTGAGATAGATTTGATAGGACTTGCACATCAAGTAGAAAAAGAGTTTGAAAAAGTAGATAAAAAAATAAAAATAGCCGTTATGGGGTGCGTTGTAAATGGACCTGGAGAAGCTAAAGAAGCTGACTATGGAGTAGCGGGTGGAAAAGGAGTTGGAGTTTTATTTAAAAAAGGTGAGATAATTAAAAAGGTTGATGAAGGGGATATTCTAAAAGAGTTAAAAAAATTAATCGAAGATGATTTTAATTAA
- a CDS encoding N-glycosylase/DNA lyase, translated as MKNAYFYEVQKIYENIRSRIEERLDEYRKIWRDGDNKDIFCELAFCILTPQSKARNAWKAISELRDNKLLFTGSEEEMLPFLNIVRFNRTKAKNLYILRKQMTDENGKFITKDFFSTFNSAFEMREWIVKNIRGMSYKEASHFLRNVGFGQELAILDRHILKNLAALDVIKEVPKTVTPKLYKEIEEKLKEYCKEIDIPMENIDLLLWYLEAKDIFK; from the coding sequence ATGAAGAATGCCTATTTTTATGAAGTACAAAAAATATATGAAAATATAAGAAGTAGAATAGAAGAAAGATTAGATGAGTATAGAAAAATATGGAGAGATGGAGACAATAAAGATATCTTTTGTGAATTGGCTTTTTGTATTTTAACTCCACAATCTAAAGCTAGAAATGCATGGAAAGCAATAAGTGAGTTAAGAGATAATAAGCTTTTATTTACAGGAAGTGAAGAGGAGATGCTTCCATTTTTAAATATTGTTCGTTTTAATAGAACTAAAGCTAAAAATCTTTATATACTTAGAAAGCAAATGACAGATGAGAATGGGAAATTTATAACAAAAGATTTTTTTTCAACATTTAATTCAGCATTTGAAATGAGAGAGTGGATTGTAAAAAATATAAGAGGAATGTCATATAAAGAAGCTAGTCATTTTTTAAGAAATGTTGGTTTTGGTCAAGAATTAGCAATTTTAGATAGACATATTTTAAAAAATCTAGCGGCTTTAGATGTGATAAAAGAAGTTCCTAAAACAGTGACTCCTAAGTTATACAAAGAGATAGAGGAGAAATTAAAAGAATATTGTAAAGAGATAGATATTCCTATGGAGAATATAGATTTATTATTATGGTATTTAGAAGCTAAAGATATATTTAAATAA
- a CDS encoding RNA polymerase sigma factor: MDFDQIYNEYFDRIYYKILSTVKNAEDAEDIAQEVFISVYKNLKGFREESNIYTWIYRIAINKTYDFFRKKKLNLELNDEILSVESNEDFNIPILLEEKLKELPFQEREIVVLKDIYGYKLREIADMKEMNISTVKTIYYKAIKDMGGVI, translated from the coding sequence ATGGATTTTGATCAGATATATAATGAGTATTTTGATAGAATATACTATAAAATACTATCAACAGTAAAAAATGCCGAAGATGCCGAAGACATAGCTCAAGAAGTATTCATTAGTGTTTATAAAAATCTTAAAGGCTTTAGAGAAGAGAGCAATATTTATACTTGGATTTATAGAATTGCTATAAATAAAACGTATGATTTTTTTAGAAAGAAAAAGCTAAATCTAGAGTTAAATGATGAGATTTTAAGTGTTGAAAGTAATGAAGACTTTAATATTCCAATCCTTTTAGAGGAGAAATTAAAAGAACTACCTTTCCAGGAGAGAGAGATAGTTGTTTTAAAAGATATATACGGCTATAAACTGAGGGAGATTGCAGATATGAAAGAAATGAATATATCAACAGTAAAAACGATATACTACAAGGCAATTAAAGACATGGGAGGTGTGATATAA
- a CDS encoding peptidoglycan DD-metalloendopeptidase family protein yields MKEIFKIFAIIIAAFIAMLILVFKPYKSEVVDLKKFTEYYSETTTVEDGGGFELVDGNFYTIEKEYKIGEDESIEGVPLEDLDLKQAYEIPKLESYVVASGDTLGGIADKNGISLEVLKANNPGISNNLKAGQKIKIVKSNGVFYKVRRGDSLFKIALAYKIDVDDLRKYNNLRNDNIRVGEELFIYNPSEESLKRLTRSGSVNRTTVQKNFTMPVKWAGVTSPFGKRFHPVLKRYIQHAGVDMRARYVPLMASKDGTVVFAGYMTGYGKIIKINHGNGFETRSAHLDKMYVKTGDRVKAGQVIGKTGMSGRVTGPHLHFEIRKNGKANNPMNYLVR; encoded by the coding sequence GTGAAAGAGATATTTAAAATATTTGCTATAATAATAGCAGCATTTATAGCTATGTTAATATTAGTTTTTAAACCTTATAAATCAGAAGTAGTAGATTTAAAAAAGTTTACAGAATATTATTCAGAGACAACTACTGTTGAAGATGGTGGTGGATTTGAACTTGTTGATGGCAATTTTTATACAATAGAAAAAGAGTATAAAATAGGCGAAGATGAATCGATAGAAGGAGTTCCTCTTGAAGATTTAGATTTAAAGCAAGCATACGAAATCCCAAAGCTAGAAAGTTATGTAGTCGCTAGTGGAGATACTTTAGGTGGAATAGCAGATAAAAATGGAATATCTTTAGAGGTTTTAAAGGCTAATAATCCAGGAATTTCCAATAATTTAAAAGCAGGACAAAAAATAAAAATCGTGAAATCTAATGGTGTTTTTTATAAAGTTAGAAGAGGAGATTCCCTTTTTAAAATAGCACTAGCTTATAAAATAGATGTAGATGATTTAAGAAAATATAATAATTTAAGAAATGATAATATAAGAGTTGGAGAAGAGCTGTTTATATATAATCCAAGTGAAGAGAGTTTGAAAAGATTAACTCGTAGTGGAAGTGTAAATAGAACAACCGTACAGAAAAATTTTACAATGCCAGTAAAATGGGCAGGAGTGACAAGTCCTTTTGGTAAAAGATTCCATCCTGTTTTAAAAAGATATATTCAGCACGCAGGAGTTGATATGAGAGCAAGGTATGTTCCTTTAATGGCTTCAAAGGATGGAACAGTTGTTTTTGCAGGATATATGACAGGTTATGGAAAAATAATTAAAATAAATCATGGCAATGGTTTTGAAACAAGATCAGCTCATCTAGATAAAATGTATGTAAAAACAGGTGATAGAGTTAAAGCTGGTCAAGTTATAGGAAAAACTGGAATGTCAGGAAGAGTAACAGGACCACATTTACATTTTGAAATTAGAAAGAACGGAAAAGCTAATAATCCAATGAATTATTTAGTTAGATAG
- a CDS encoding DEAD/DEAH box helicase has protein sequence MESNLKKINESLFFTLTCDEVGTYVSLVDSNGDIVENTAEYEISDENDLKIIDLIQEIKEDSFFSGWDNEKNELYIDENIEILDYLKSSKKVVTGDMNPIKWVLSGNKIVLKINFVEDDFDLCEGKLLLNGEKDFRIVSDNYVLSEDTLYWIDLPKDTIHILKEMESKFSKPELEKYLTLASSFGSGIEIECLDYEVVEDGNLKPVQELIIEKISQDNSLYLKIGASISTIDYEFLKAHNLDRALVIKDDLKRVEITKVEAAYLDETVEEIVKNIVKHQKNLKIKSSFYVDGNFIILQEKLAREFVTQELLQLAGKYKVVGTDNLKKYSVKAVKPKVVGNFKHGIDFLEGDVHLEIEGEKFSIVDVLNSFKKDSYIVLSDGTNALINRKYMEKLERVFKDNGKSNVKISFFDLPIIDDLIEDKVLANEIKKTKSFYRGINQIENYNAPTPSINATLREYQEYGYKWLRYLMDNSLGGCLADDMGLGKTLQAITLITSLHLTPKRKTLIIMPKSLIYNWESEIRKFSPDLKCGIYYGNFRDKTIFNNVEVIITTYGTVRNDIEYLKEMKFDLIVLDESQNIKNVNAQTTKAVMLLDSKYRLALSGTPIENNLGELYSLFRFLNPSMFGTLDEFNYHYANPIQKENDKEAIEELKKKIYPFILRRVKKEVLKDLPDKIEKTLFIGMNPEQKRLYEERRAYYYGMINSQIKTQGLGKTQFYILQALNELRQLTSCPEMKNPNVLSSKREVLINNVQDAVENGHKVLIFTNYIKSIESITSDLRKRGIKYLEMTGATKDRQGLVNLFQKDKKYKVFVMTLKTGGVGLNLTAADTIFIYDPWWNKTVENQAVDRAYRLGQDRTVFSYKLILKDTIEEKILKLQESKSQLLDNLISDEGATLKTLTEKDIEFILGE, from the coding sequence ATGGAATCTAATTTAAAAAAAATAAATGAGTCACTATTTTTTACTTTAACTTGTGACGAAGTAGGAACATATGTTTCTTTAGTAGACAGTAATGGGGATATAGTAGAAAATACAGCAGAATATGAGATTAGTGATGAAAATGATTTGAAAATTATTGATTTAATTCAAGAGATAAAAGAAGATAGCTTTTTCTCTGGGTGGGATAATGAAAAAAATGAGCTATATATAGATGAAAATATAGAGATTTTAGATTATCTAAAAAGCAGTAAAAAAGTAGTTACAGGGGATATGAATCCAATTAAATGGGTTTTGAGTGGAAATAAAATAGTATTGAAAATTAATTTTGTAGAAGATGATTTTGATTTATGTGAAGGAAAACTTCTTCTAAATGGTGAAAAAGATTTTAGAATAGTTTCAGATAACTATGTTTTAAGTGAGGATACACTTTATTGGATAGATCTTCCAAAAGATACTATACATATTTTAAAAGAGATGGAGTCTAAGTTTTCAAAACCAGAATTAGAAAAGTATTTAACATTAGCATCATCTTTTGGTAGTGGAATAGAAATTGAATGTTTAGACTATGAAGTTGTAGAGGATGGTAATTTAAAACCAGTTCAAGAATTAATAATAGAAAAAATATCTCAAGATAACAGTTTATATTTAAAAATAGGAGCATCAATTTCAACAATTGATTATGAATTTTTAAAAGCGCATAATCTAGATAGAGCTTTAGTTATAAAAGATGATTTAAAAAGAGTTGAAATAACAAAGGTCGAAGCAGCTTATTTAGATGAAACAGTGGAAGAGATTGTTAAAAATATTGTAAAACATCAAAAGAACTTAAAAATAAAATCAAGTTTTTATGTAGATGGAAACTTCATTATTTTACAAGAAAAATTAGCTAGAGAATTTGTAACACAAGAGCTTCTACAATTAGCAGGTAAGTATAAAGTTGTAGGAACAGATAACTTAAAAAAATATAGTGTAAAAGCTGTAAAACCAAAAGTTGTAGGAAACTTTAAACATGGAATAGACTTTTTAGAAGGTGATGTTCATTTAGAGATTGAAGGAGAAAAGTTCTCAATAGTAGACGTTTTAAATAGCTTTAAAAAAGACTCGTATATTGTTTTAAGTGATGGAACAAATGCACTTATTAATAGAAAATATATGGAAAAATTAGAGAGAGTATTTAAAGATAATGGAAAATCAAATGTAAAAATTTCTTTCTTTGATTTACCAATTATAGATGATTTAATTGAAGATAAAGTATTGGCAAATGAAATTAAAAAGACTAAAAGTTTTTATAGAGGTATCAATCAAATAGAAAATTACAATGCACCAACACCATCAATAAATGCAACTCTTAGAGAGTATCAAGAGTATGGTTATAAGTGGTTAAGATATCTAATGGATAATAGTTTAGGTGGATGTTTAGCAGATGATATGGGTCTTGGAAAAACATTACAAGCAATAACTTTAATAACAAGCTTACATTTAACTCCTAAAAGAAAAACATTGATAATTATGCCTAAAAGTTTGATATATAACTGGGAAAGTGAGATAAGAAAATTTAGCCCAGATTTAAAATGTGGAATATATTATGGAAACTTTAGAGATAAAACAATTTTTAATAATGTAGAAGTAATTATAACAACTTATGGTACTGTAAGAAATGATATTGAATATTTAAAAGAGATGAAATTTGATTTAATAGTTTTAGATGAGTCTCAGAATATAAAAAATGTAAATGCTCAAACAACAAAAGCAGTTATGTTATTAGATTCGAAATACAGATTAGCCTTAAGTGGTACTCCTATCGAAAATAATTTAGGAGAGTTATACTCTTTATTTAGATTTTTAAATCCATCGATGTTTGGAACTTTAGATGAGTTTAATTACCACTATGCTAACCCAATTCAGAAAGAAAATGATAAAGAAGCAATAGAGGAGCTAAAAAAGAAAATATATCCATTTATATTAAGAAGAGTGAAAAAAGAAGTTTTAAAAGACCTTCCTGATAAAATTGAAAAGACACTATTTATAGGAATGAATCCAGAACAAAAAAGATTATATGAAGAAAGAAGAGCATATTATTATGGCATGATAAATAGTCAAATAAAAACTCAAGGATTAGGAAAAACACAGTTTTATATACTCCAAGCTTTAAATGAACTGAGACAATTAACTAGTTGTCCAGAGATGAAAAATCCTAATGTACTTTCTAGTAAAAGAGAGGTACTTATAAATAATGTTCAAGATGCAGTAGAAAATGGACATAAGGTTCTTATATTTACAAATTATATAAAAAGTATTGAAAGCATAACATCTGATTTAAGAAAAAGAGGAATAAAGTATTTAGAGATGACAGGAGCAACTAAAGATAGACAAGGTCTAGTAAATTTATTCCAAAAAGATAAAAAATATAAAGTTTTTGTAATGACATTAAAAACTGGTGGAGTAGGACTTAATTTAACAGCAGCGGATACTATATTTATTTATGATCCTTGGTGGAACAAAACTGTAGAGAATCAAGCTGTAGATAGAGCTTATAGACTAGGGCAAGATAGAACAGTATTCTCTTACAAACTAATATTAAAAGATACAATCGAAGAAAAAATATTAAAATTACAAGAAAGTAAAAGTCAGCTATTAGATAATTTAATTTCTGATGAGGGAGCGACTTTAAAAACTTTAACTGAGAAAGATATAGAGTTTATTCTTGGAGAATAG